From the genome of Methanocalculus alkaliphilus:
GACTGCTGCGATGAGAAGGCCGGAGAGCCAGAGGAGCGGCCTGCGCTTCAGGAGCCCGACGGTATCTGCGAGTGCTTCACGGATCATGGTTACCGGTTCCTTGGCATCGCGATGATCTCCCTGACCTGGAGATCGAAGAAGGTGGCTGTATGTGCAGGCCGGATGACAGCGGCACAGTCTGCGCCGGTGGCAGTCCCGCCGACCGCGATCACCTCATTTTCGATCGGGATGGCGCCCTGGTCTGCTGCGATCAGCACCGATTCGACCGCAACCTTCAGCCCGACGGCAACAACGCGGCGGAGCGCCTCGGCAATCGCTTCGGATCGTGAGCCTCCACCGACACGCTCTGAACGTGAGAGGGCGCGTTCAAGCCCGGAGAGGGTATGTGTTCCGGTGACGATGGTATGGCCTTCGGCTCTGAGGGTTGCAGCGGCATCTTCGGAGAACTCCCAGACGCCGGGCTTTGAGAAGCCGACGACATGCGAGACGACAACGAGGCGTATCCCGGTTCCCCGGACCGCATCAAGGAACGCGAGTGCGGTCTTCCCGCTGGTGCTGGCGACCACGATCTGCGTACAATTCAGCAGGCGCGCCCGTTCGACCGCGAGATGAACCACATCTGCGGTATTCTCTTTTCCTGGCTTGTCAAAGTATGCCGTTTCTCGTGTGATGTAGCCCATGTATCTTAATATGCATCGGTCGTACAAGTGAATTACTATGATCACGCTTGCTCTTGCTGGTAAACCAAACTGTGGCAAGTCCACGTTCTTTAAGGCGGCGACCCTGGCGGATGTCGAGATCGCAAACTATCCGTTCACAACGATCGATGCAAACAATGGTGTCGCCTATGTCCGGTCTCCCTGCCCGTGCCGTGAGCTTGACCTTGACTGTGGACACTGCCATGACGGATTCCGGTTCATCAATGTCGGTCTCATCGATGTCGCGGGTCTTGTCCCGGATGCCCACAAAGGGAAGGGGCTTGGCAATCAGTTTCTTGACAACCTCCGGGCTGCCGATGCGATCATTCAGATCGTGGATGCAAGCGGGGGGACGGATGCCGAGGGGAACCCCGTTGATCCGGGGAGCCATGATCCGATGGAGGATATCCGGTTCCTCAGGTTCGAGATGGCAATGTGGGTTGCAGGCATTATTGAGAAGCATCTCCCGCGCCTTGCCCGTGCTGCCCAGGGGAAGGAGGCGGCACTCGTCGACCTTCTTGCAGAAGGGCTTGCCGGGCTCTCGATGACGGCTGATGATATCAGATCCGCACTCGCAGAGACCGATGTCGATCTCTTCACCGCCGATGGCGATGCACTCTGCCGGTTTGCCGATGCCCTGATTGCCATCAACAAGCCGATGGTGACGGTTGCGAACAAGGCTGATCTCGCATCACCAGACCTCCTTGCGGCATTTCCTCCGGAGGTCGTCAGGACAACGGCAGCGGCAGAGCTCGCCCTCAGAGGAGCCGTCTCTGCCGGGGTTATCTCCTATCTTCCTGGTGATCCCGACTTTACGGTCAAACCGGGTGGAACCCTCACTCCGCAGCAGGAGAAGGGGCTCTCAATGGTCAGGGCGGTGATGCAGAGGTTCAATGGAACCGGTGTGCAGGAGGCGGTGAACAGGGCAGTCTTTTCGCTCCTTGATATGATCGTCGTCTATCCCGTCGAGGATGAGACCCATTTCACCGATGGAAAGAACCGGATCCTCCCGGATGCCTTCCTGATGAGGCGGGGTTCGACCCCCCGGGATCTTGCGTACCGTGTTCATACCGATATCGGGAAGGGATTCCTCTATGCGGTTGACGCGCGGACAAAGATGCGGGTGAAAGACTCGACAGAGCTCAAGAGTGGGGATATCATCCGGATCGTCAGCACAGCGAAGTAAATGAGCGACAGGTTAAAGTAATATCAATCAAGAGAAGAGTATACGTATGGCAGGCGAGGTCTATCAGGCACAGGTGCTGAAGAACTTCTTCGATACCATCACCGGATCGGATAGAAACCTCACCCGCATTTCGATGTGTGTTGTCACCCTCGCAAAGCTCAGAAGCGAGGACCCTTCGAAGGTTACCTTTCTCCTCGACCAGATGCGCAAGTCACGCGAGAAGAAGGAGCTCTCCGTCGATATCCTCGATTATATGGTTGATGCCGCGGTCGCCCTGGATCTTGAGATCGTCCAGACCGCGTTTGGCGTCACCAACGTCAGGCAGATAGCCGATGACTTCGGTACCGTCTCCCTTGACTCATTCTAGTCCTTGATCGGATCTCTTCATTTTTCCCGTTGTACAGTGATGTCGGGAGTTTCAGTACAATGGCTTTCCATTTGTATTGATCAAAAGCTTCCATTCCAAATGATCAATAGTTTCCATTTGAAATGGATAGTTTTATGAGTTCTCCTCTTCCTGTACTGGTATGCTCCTGAAGAGTGAACTCTCGCGGATTCTCATATCTCAGAGGAATATGCTTCAAAATCGCGAATTCGGAATAATACGGGGGGATCTCGGGAAGGTGAAGCCTCTGTTGAATTTTGCCGTCATCATATCCGGTATCCGGAGATGTGGTAAAAGCACGCTCCTTCTTCAGTCAATGAAGAGAGAGGAGGAATTTTATTTCATGAATTTTGAGGATCCCCGTCTGGGTAGCTTTGATCTCAAGGAGATTGAGCTACTTCAGGAGGTCTTCATTGAGGAGTTTGGAGACCGGGATCTCTATTACTTTGACGAGATCCAGAACCTCCCAGGCTGGGAATCATATGTGCGATACCTTCTGGATCAGAATAAGAAGGTGATAATCACCGGATCTAATGCCTCTCTTCTGAGCCGGGAGCTTGGAACAAAACTGACCGGGAGAAACCTGCGTATAGAACTATTTCCATTCTCATATCAGGAATACCTTCTGTATATGAACAGGGAGGATTCATTCGATTCATTTCAGGCTTTCCTCTTCTCCGGGGGTTTTCCGGAGTACCTCAGAACAGGTCTTGATGAGGTTCTTGGGAACCTGCTCATGGATATTATCGCCAGGGATATCGTATTTCGTCACCTAATCAAAAATCCAGGCATTATAACAGATCTCGCCGTCTATCTGCTTGGGAATATATCAGGAGAGGTTACCCTCTCCCGGCTTCAGAAGACGTTTCCGGAGATCGGTTCGGTAACTACCCTGTCATCCTATATGGATCTTCTTGAAGATGCGTATATCCTCTTTACCGTACCGCGGTTTTCCTATTCCCCAAGAGTCAGGCAGGTTAACCCAAAAAAAGTGTATGCCATCGATAACGGGCTCATACGGGCAAACTCCATAGGATTTTCGGATGACCTGGGCAGGCTTCTTGAGAACCATGTCTTTCTGGAGTTGCGGAGACGATATCGGGAGATCTTCTATTTCCGCGAGAAGGGAGAGTGTGACTTTGTTGTGAAAGAGAAGGCGGTAGTCATACAGGCAATCCAGGTCTGCTATGAGGTCACCAGCCGGAATAAAGAGAGAGAGGTGGGCGGGCTGCTGGAGGCGATGGATCACTTCGGTCTGGAGAGGGGATATATTCTGACTGCTGATCAGGAGGACGAGATCCGGATTGCCGGAAGGGTTATCTCACTCATTCCGGCACGTACGTTTCAGTACTGATCTTTTTCAGGCTGAGCATCCTCTGAACGGGTTTGCTTCCTGTCTCCATCCCATTTGTGGATACGCCATTGGAGCCGTATCGTCAGGATGACGATGGTGAAGGTGAAGAAGACGAAGAGCGGGAGGCCTAAGGGGATGTCACCGGGGAGGAAGAAGAAGATGATCGCATAGAGCGGGGTGAACATTGAAACGAGATCCCGGCGTGGATCTGCAAAAGCCATCCCGCAGAGGAGGAGGGATGCGATGAAGCAGCCCCATATGCCTGGTGAGGCATAGATCGGAAGGGGAAGGGTGACCCCCATATAGACGAGGACGATACCAAGCACTGCAACCCCTGGTGTCAGGTACCAGTACCGGGAGATGGCTGCTGCAAAGGGTGGGGTGGGTTTCTTCTGTGCCATTGCTACCCTGTACCTTGTCCTCTGGTCTATAAATGTTCAATCGGTCTCTGCTATGGTTCTGAGCCGCTGAACGCCATCGATCTCGGAGATGACATCCACCACCGGCCCAGGGACATAGCTCTCCCATGGCTCACCATCAAGGATTCTCTGACGAATCGTCGTTCCGGAGAGAGACTCACGCTGGTACATCGGAGGTGATTTGACTCTGATATTTGCTTCCCTGAAGAGCTGGATGACGAGCGGGTTTGATGTATAGCAGATCTCAAACGGGGGTGACATCGAGGTGACATGCGAGACCCAGAGGGCGTTTCTTCTGATATCCTCGATAGGAATGACATAGAAGGGGCAGTCGATACTTTCAAGCGCGCGGGTGATCATCAGCACCCGTTCTCCGGCGGTAAACGGATTCTGGGTGTCATGCGAGAGCTGGGCACTCCCGACACCGATGATGATCTCATCAACCTCATCCGCAATCCCTTCCAGGACTGCCTGGTGGCCGTTATGGTAGGGCTGAAACCGGCCGATATAGAATCCGCGCCGGATCATCGACCTGCTCCGTGAGCGATCTGCGCAGCGAAGGCCCCTGCAGTGAACCCTGCGTCGATATTGACGACGGCAAGGACTGCACAGGACTGCAGCATACTCGCAAGTGCCGCCTCCCCTTTCCCCATGTACCCGTACCCGACCGAGACCGGCACCCCGATGACCGGTCGGCCGACAAGCCCTGCAACGACGGCAGGGAGTGTTCCTTCACGCCCTGCACAGACGATATAGGCATCGGCATCCTTGAGTTTCTGAAGTGCCGGGAAGAGGCGGTGGATCCCTGCCGCACCGACATCATATGCGGTGAGGGTGGTGCACCCCATCTCTTCGGCAATGATCCGCGCCTCCTCGGCGACACGGATATCGGAGGTGCCGGCGGTGATGATCGCAACCGTTCCGCCTGTCTTCGGTACCGGTCTGCCATCTGAGAGGATGATCATCCGTGCATCCGGGGAGTATTCGCAGGAGGCATCCGGGATCCCACTCCGCACCGCATCTGCCTGCTCTTCAGTCGCCCGGCTGGCAATGCACCGGCCGGTCGTCTCAAGATAGCGTTTCATGATTGCAACAAGGTGCGGGGTATCCTTCCCTTCCGCAAGGACGACCTCGGGGATCCCGCAACGGAGGGTCCGCCCAAGGTCGATCCTGGCAAGGGATCCCACCTCCTCAACCCGGAGTCCGGAGATCTCCTCCAGAGCCTCCTGCGGGGTTCTCTTCCCGGTCCGTACCTCCTCCAGGAGATCCATCAGGAATGGATGTTTCGCCATGATTATTATTATCAAGGGATGAGGCGCATATTAAGTGCATTGCATGAATATCCTCTTCTACGTCACCTGTTTTGGAGCCGCCGTCGTCATCTTCCTCTGGCTCCGCGACCTCCGGATCTACGGGCGGACAGGCAAAGCCGGGTATCGGAGGGCAGCCCTCCGGGGAGTCTTCTGGTCGGCGACGGGGCTTGCAGGTGTTGCAGCAGCGGATTTCAATCAGCCTTTCATCGGGATCGCTCTCGTCCTCGGTGCCCTGTATATGCAGGGGCAGGATGAGCGTGAGCGGGTCTGGACAAGCGAGGGTTCCCTTGAGCGGTTCCTCGGCGCGGTCAGGATACAGAAGAGATAAGCGACGTGGTATGTGATGATTCAGAGACCGAGAGGAACCCGGGATTTCTTCCCGGATGAACTGGAAGAACGGAGGGGTGTTGAGGAGACATTACGCAGGGCGGTATCGCGGTGGGGATACCGGGAGGTTGCAACACCCGAATTTGAGCATCTCGAACTCTTCACTATACGTTCCGGCGAAGGCATTATCGGGGAGATGTACGCATTCCAGGATAAGGGAGGCCGTGATCTCTCGCTCCGTCCCGAGCTGACCGCCCCGGTCCTCCGGATGTATGTCAATGAGGCGAAGGTGCTGAACAGGCCGGTCCGGTGGTACTACTTCGGGGACTGTTTCCGGTATGAACGGCCACAGAAGGGCCGCTACCGTCAGTTCTGGCAGTTTGGTATCGAGCTGATCGGTGCGGATACCGCACAGGCGGATGCCGAGGTGATCGCGGTCGGCTCTGATCTCCTCACTTCTGCCGGGGTGAGATTTGAACTCCGTGTCGGCCATCTCGCGATGATGAAGAGTCTCATCGCCGATCTCGGGGCCGATCACCAGAAGCAGGTGATGGGCTGCCTCGATAAGCGGGATTATGGTGCTCTTCAGACGGTGCTCCCGGAGGGTGATCTCGCGGAGCGGCTCACCGCACTCATCGAGTCACGAACCCTCGATGATGCGTTTGCGATCACCGGATCAATCCCCGAAGAGGAGCGGATTCGGGAGACATTTGCCCTCCTTGATGCACACGAGGTGGCATATACCCAGTACTTCGGCATTGCACGGGGCCTTGATTACTATACCGGCTGTGTCTTCGAGGCATTTGCCGAGAATCTCGGTGCTGAGAACCAGATTATGGGAGGTGGCGCCTACCGGCTCGCCCACCTCTTCGGCGGCGAGGATACCCCCTCCTGCGGGTTTGCCATCGGCTTTGACCGTGTGATGGTCTCCCGGGGTGAACAGGGGGTTCTGCGCCCGGTGACGGTTGCCCTGGTGGTGACGCCTGAAGGGAGACTGGCGGGTATCGGTGCTGCTGCATCATTCCGGAGAGCCGGTGTGCGGACGCTTGCTGATCTGACCGGAAAAAGTCTCTCGGCACAGCTCTCGTATGCGGCAAAACATGCAGACTTTGCCGTCGTCATCGGTGGCCGCGAGGCTGAGAGCGGGATGGTGACGCTTCGAAACCTCGGGAGCGGTGATCAGGAGACGGTTTCGGTGGATGAGGCGGTGCTCCGGGTGGTGAACGGTGGTTCTCGCTGAGGAACTGGCGAAGCAACAGAAGAGTATCAGTGTAGCGGAGTTCTTTGAGAAGAACAAGCATCTTCTCGGCTTCGACTCCCCGACACGCGGCATCATCACCACGATAAAGGAGGCGATAGATAATGCCCTCGACGCCTGTGAAGAGTCGATGGTCCTCCCTGATATTCTGGTGATCATCAGGAAGACGGGATCGGATACCTACTCAATTGCTGTTGAGGATAACGGTCCCGGTATCATGCCGGAGCAGGTTCCGTTCGTCTTTGGAAAACTGCTCTACGGCTCCCGGTTCCACCAGGTCAGGCAGAGCAGGGGTCAGCAGGGGATCGGAATCTCGGCTGCCGTCCTCTATGCCCAGCTGACGAGCGGAACACCCGCGGTGGTCATCTCACGGACCGGGGCGAAGACGAAGGCGCACCGGTTCACCCTGATGATCAGGACGGAGACGAATGAGCCGGATATCCTCTCGCATGAGGAGACAGACTGGGCGCTCCCTCACGGAACCAGGATCGAGCTTGAGTTTGCCAGCTCGATGGCTGCAAAGAAGCGGCTCCTTGAGTACCTGAAGTACACCTCCATCGTCAATCCGCATGCCCGGTTCCGGATCGAGATCGATGGCGAGGGGACGACCTTTGAACGGGTATCCGGTGAGGTACCCCCCTGCCCCCGGTCGATCAAGCCGCATCCGCATGGAATCGAGCTTGGTATCCTGAAACGGATGGCGGCGGGAAGCGATAGTCCGGTGGAACAATTCCTCCAGGAGGAGTTCTCGCGTGTCGGAAAGAAGACCGCCTCTGAGATCCTTGCCCTTGCATCGATAGAAGGGAGTCTTCCTGCATCATCACTCCCGCCACCAGATCTGAAGACGCTCCTTGCCACCATGCAGACGGTCCGGATCCCGGCACCACCGGCGCAGACCTGCCTCTCCCCAATCGGGGAGGAGCTTCTGGTTGAGGGGCTTGAGAAGGAGTTTGCCCTCGACTTTGTGAAGGCCCGGAGCAGGGCACCCGGGGTCTTCTCCGGACATTCCTTTGTGGTGGAGGCGGCAATCGGATATGGAGGGAGGCTTGATGCCGAAGGATCCGCAAAGATACTCAGGTTTGCAAACCGCGTCCCCCTCCTTTACCAGCAGGGGGCATGTGCCATCACCCAGTCGGTCCAGTCGATCAACTGGAAAGGGTATGGGATATCCCAGGCAGGCCTCCCGATGGGCCCGGTTCTGATCCTCGTCCATGTCGCCTCGACGAATGTCCCCTTTACAAGTGAGAGCAAGGATGCCGTCGCCTCCATCCCCGAGGTCGAACGTGAGATCGTCCTTGCACTCCAGGAGCTTGGCCGGGATCTGAAACTCTTCCTCTCACGGCGGGACCGGGGCAGGATAGCAGAGGATCGGGCACGTGCGGTCTGTGCCATCATCCCTGATATCGCCTTGAAGGTCGCAGAGATTGTGGAAGCTCCGGTCCCCGACACCTCGGCTATTGAAGGGAGGATCATGCGCCGCGTGGTGGTGAAGCGGGGGCTCCGTGGAGATGTGGTCTCTATCCGGGTTGATAACCATACGGCTAAGCCGGTTGAGCTGACACTCTACGATATCTCAGCAGATACCGGTGAGGGGGCGACCGTTCCTCCGCACTTCGTCTCTGATCTCGACGGGGAGACGACGAAGTGCTGGCGGGTCGCCCTGCCGCCGCATGAGTCATTTCAAACAACGTATCCCGGCTCCGGCGGCGGGAGCCTGACGGTGCAGGGGATCGATGAGTCGCAGATGGTTCTGCTGAATCTCGATGAGTGAGGGTGTATCTGCGGATACTCCCCTGCATCAAACGATGGTGCTAAATCGTCTCCATTCAGATATCTTCTATGGATATTGAGATTGAGATCATCGGTCTGTCTGAACTCCCCTGTGGACCGTTCCCCTGCGATGATGACCGCTCCTGTGAACTGACAGAATGTTTCCCGACCGAGCGTCTCCTGCCGGCTGTGGATGCACTGAAAAAGAAGCTCAGATCGGAATATGGTGATGGGATCAGCGTCACGCTTACCCTCCTCGACGATGGCGTCCCACGGCGGATACGCGATATCATCGAGGAGCATCAGCCGCCTCTCCCAATCGTCATCATCAATGGGCGTGTCACCCCGATTGGGCGGGTATCTCTCCATCATATTCGGAAAGAGATACAAAAAGAACTGGATAAGTAGTTATTTAACTTCTTCAAGGAGACCGGTTGCGAGATCGTAATATACCCCGTAAATCTCCACTTTTTTCCCTGCTTCGGCCCTCTTCACGATCGGATATGTCCTCAGATGCTCGATCTGAAGCCTGATATTCTCCTTCTCCATCTCAGTGAGCCTGTTCTTTGACTCTTCCGGGGTTATGGGTGCAGCTATCCGTGCATCGACCCTCCGTTTCGCCTCACGGGCATTGTCGATCCAGAGGGGGATATAGGAGTCATCCATCTCCTTGTCGAGTGCCTTGATCCCTCCGCATTCGGAGTGGCCACAGATGACGATACCCGGAACCCTGAGGTGGGCGACTGCATACTCAAGGACGGCAGCGAAGTTCCAGTCTCCGACCGGCACGATGTTTGCGATATTCCGGTGAACAAAGAGCTCGCCTGCATCTGCATCGATGATCCGTTCGGGTTCAACCCGCGAGTCTGCGCATCCGATCCAGAGTGCTTTTGGGCTCTGCGAGACGGCAAGGGCATCGTACCGTGCACGATCCTTCTCAAAATCCTTCTTGATAAAAGACCTGTTTCCTTTGATGAATTCTTCAATCATGTGAACACCGGGGTTATTCTCCCCTTTTTCTGATTCTGGTGATGAACCGATATAAACACTCTGAATTGAGGGTGCTGGAGATACGGCTTTTCCAGAGGAAAAAAAGGGTTATAATTCGACAGCACCGGAATCTGCCTGGCCGACGGTGCGTGCATAGCGTCCAAGCACCCCTTTGAGCGTGCGCGCCTTCGGCCTCCACATACTCCGTCTCCGGTCGAGTTCTGCCTCATCAACGTTTATATCCATACGTTTTGTCGTGATGTCGACGATGATCTCGTCCCCGTCCCTGACAAGAGCGATCGGGCCCCCGACCTCCGCCTCAGGTGCGACATGGCCGATGCATGGCCCCCGTGTTCCCCCGGAGAACCTTCCATCGGTGATCAGGACCACCTTCTTGTATCCAAGCCCCATCAGTGCTGATGTTGGTGCGAGCATCTCCGGCATCCCCGGACCCCCGCGTGGACCTTCGTACCTGATGATGACGACATCGCCTTCCCGGATCTCCCGTCCAAGGATCGCCTTGATCGCCAGCTCTTCGCCATCAAAGACACGGGCCGGTCCCCTGTGCTGCCACATGGACTCATGAACCGCCGCGTACTTGACGACGGCACCATTCGGGGCGAGGCTTCCGGAGAGGATCCGGAGGCCGCCGCTTGTATGGACCGGATCGGTGATCGGCCGGACAACCGTCTCGTCGATGAGCTGGATCTCTTCTGCGATCTGGTACACGGTCTTTCCTGAAACCGTCTCGGCATCCTCAAGCGAATCGATCAGCCTGTGAAAGACCGCCGGGATTCCGCCAGCCCTGTGAAGGGCGACCATTGCATGCGGCCCTGCCGGCTGCATATGGCAGATATGGGGTGTTGTGTCACTGATGCTGTTGAAGGTCTCAAGGTTCAGGGGAACCCCTGCCTCCCGGGCGATCGCCATGAGGTGGAGGACGGTATTGGTTGATCCTCCGAGCGCCATATCGACGCGTATGGCATTTCGGAGGCTCTTATTTGTGATGATATCGGTCGCGTTTGTTCCGGATCTGACGAGATCCATGATGCGCACTCCCGTCTCCCTTGCAACCCTGAGCTTCCCGGCTTCAACAGCAGGCATGGCGGCTGACCCGGAGATGGACATTCCCATCGCCTCGGTCATACATGCCATCGTATTTGCGGTGTAAAGACCCTGGCAGCTGCCGCATCCCGGCATTGCGGCGCATTCGAGGGCGCAGAGCGCCTCTTCGGGAACGGTTCCTGCGGCGACCTTCCCGACCGCCTCGAAGACATCGACGAGGGAGAGATCCTTCCCCTGAAGGTATCCTGGCATCATCGGCCCGCCGGTGAGCATGATCGCAGGGATGTCGAGGCGGGCAGCTGCCATCAGCATGCCGGGAACGATCTTGTCGCAGGTCCCGATACAGACGATACCATCGAACCGGTGCGCCTCTGTCATCAGTTCGATTGAGTCTGCAATATTCTCACGGGACGGAAGGGAGTACCGCATCCCCTGGTGGCCCATCGCAATCCCGTCACAGATTCCGATGACGCCAAATTCAAAGGGGACGCCCCCGCCTGCGGCGATCCCTTCCCTGACCTTCTGGGAGAGGTTCCGGAGATGGGTGTGGCCGGGGACGATATCGTTCCAGGCATTAGCTATCCCGATGAAGGGGAGATCCATCTCCTGATCACTGACCCCAAGTGAGCGGAGGAGGGAACGGTTTGGGGCACGAGGGTACCCTTTTTTTATTTCATCACTACGCATAGATGATCAGAAGTACCTTGATCTTTAAAATGATAAATCGTTGCGGGAAAGCGACTAGTTATATAATAATGATCTCATGAATGTCCGCACCCAGACGATTGCAATTATTGCGTCTGTCAGCCTCTGTCTCATAGCGGGCCTCGGCCTCGTCTCCCAGGGAGCAGTTCTTGATGGATTTGTAACCCTCGAAGAAGCTCATATCGAAGAGACGCTTGATCGTGTAGTTCGGACTATCGATCTCAAACAGGAGTACCTGGCGGGCTATGGCTATTATCTGGCACACTGTGACGACATCTCTCTTACGATGGCCGGGGAGCAGCCTGCATATCCAAATATATATCCCAGGACAGGTCTCTTTGAGTATCTCGATATCCATTACATCATTGTGACGGGTGAGGATGGGAGCGTCCTCTCAGCAGAAGGATATGATCCCCCTAATGAGCACCAGCTTTCCATCCCTCCCGAACTGTACCTTCTTCATCATGATCTCCTTCATCAGGGTCTTGATAAAACCGCGGGTTTTCTAAGGACCGGTGAGGGGCCGGTATTTGCTGTTCTTACTCCGATTGAGACAACCGCTGGTATGGTGACCTTCGGCCGGCTTGTTGATGAAGAATGGATTGCCGCCCTCTCTGAAGAGACCGGAGAAGTGATCACAATGACGATGGCTGTTGATTCTGATGAGGTGGTCATGATCGCCAGATCCCCGGATGGTACGGAGATCACCGGATCCCGTATTCTCAGCGATATGCAGGGGGCTCCTCTTATCCGTCTCTCGGTGACGGATGATCGGTCCATCTATGAGAAGGGGCGCCTGGCGTATCAGTCGGCGTTTTTTATCATCGCTTTTTTAACCCTGCTGTCAGGGATGGTGATCTATCTCTTCCTCAACCGGTCTTTCATCTCACGGATCGCCTCTCTCAACAGCCAGGTGCAGGAGATCAAAGGGGATTCTGTTGCCCGCGGCTCCGTCTACCTGGAAGGCGATGATGAGCTTGCCGGTCTTGCAACCTC
Proteins encoded in this window:
- a CDS encoding CHASE4 domain-containing protein, whose translation is MNVRTQTIAIIASVSLCLIAGLGLVSQGAVLDGFVTLEEAHIEETLDRVVRTIDLKQEYLAGYGYYLAHCDDISLTMAGEQPAYPNIYPRTGLFEYLDIHYIIVTGEDGSVLSAEGYDPPNEHQLSIPPELYLLHHDLLHQGLDKTAGFLRTGEGPVFAVLTPIETTAGMVTFGRLVDEEWIAALSEETGEVITMTMAVDSDEVVMIARSPDGTEITGSRILSDMQGAPLIRLSVTDDRSIYEKGRLAYQSAFFIIAFLTLLSGMVIYLFLNRSFISRIASLNSQVQEIKGDSVARGSVYLEGDDELAGLATSIEGMLASLDQKQQKVRESEERYRRIFNAAMDPMLLVAIDPDGKPGLICDANQAALSLLGSGYHDLTGMRLSKFFDMEDRTIENGLSIGRFHPISGESVPVEVSMHTFYMNHQPAAVWVARNISERIRVEEERQLSLEQISHNIEQFAIIGDSIRNPLQAIRGYLFLLKEDSMIIEAIDTEIDQIDDQITQLDERWLESENVIRFLRRNNR
- the ilvD gene encoding dihydroxy-acid dehydratase, translated to MRSDEIKKGYPRAPNRSLLRSLGVSDQEMDLPFIGIANAWNDIVPGHTHLRNLSQKVREGIAAGGGVPFEFGVIGICDGIAMGHQGMRYSLPSRENIADSIELMTEAHRFDGIVCIGTCDKIVPGMLMAAARLDIPAIMLTGGPMMPGYLQGKDLSLVDVFEAVGKVAAGTVPEEALCALECAAMPGCGSCQGLYTANTMACMTEAMGMSISGSAAMPAVEAGKLRVARETGVRIMDLVRSGTNATDIITNKSLRNAIRVDMALGGSTNTVLHLMAIAREAGVPLNLETFNSISDTTPHICHMQPAGPHAMVALHRAGGIPAVFHRLIDSLEDAETVSGKTVYQIAEEIQLIDETVVRPITDPVHTSGGLRILSGSLAPNGAVVKYAAVHESMWQHRGPARVFDGEELAIKAILGREIREGDVVIIRYEGPRGGPGMPEMLAPTSALMGLGYKKVVLITDGRFSGGTRGPCIGHVAPEAEVGGPIALVRDGDEIIVDITTKRMDINVDEAELDRRRSMWRPKARTLKGVLGRYARTVGQADSGAVEL